Proteins from a single region of Pyrus communis chromosome 6, drPyrComm1.1, whole genome shotgun sequence:
- the LOC137737325 gene encoding uncharacterized protein encodes MASAKVQRIMTQPINLIFRFLQSKARIQIWLFEQKDLRIEGRIIGFDEYMNLVLDEAEEVSIKKKTRKSLGRILLKGDNITLMMSTGK; translated from the exons ATGGCGAGCGCTAAAGTCCAGAGGATTATGACCCAACCCATT AACTTGATTTTCAGGTTCCTTCAAAGT AAAGCTCGCATCCAGATTTGGCTCTTTGAGCAGAAGGACCTCAGGATTGAAGGCCGAATtatt GGTTTTGATGAGTACATGAATTTGGTTCTGGATGAAGCCGAAGAAGTCAGCATCAAGAAAAAGACCAGAAAGTCATTAG GAAGGATTCTTCTCAAAGGAGATAACATTACTCTGATGATGAGCAC GGGGAAATGA